CGTTGTTACCAAGTGCAGCAGCCGGTGGATGTCGCGCACGGATTCCAGGCTGCCGGTCTCCGGACGGACAATTGAAAATGCTGCCACGGCCAGGCCATTTACGGTATCCAATCCCAACTGCGCGGCCGCGAACGATGCGTGCGGGGTGTCGTCCATGAGCGTCCGGATGAGGTCGGCGTTGCGTCGTTCCCCAAAGTCGGAGGCCGAGCGGGCGTGGAGCATGTGCAACCCGGCCAAGGGCGCCATCCGGTCCAAAGCATTCAAAGCCGTGACGCGTTTCTCCTCGCCGGGGTCGATGATCCAGATGGAACCCAGCAGCTCTCCGCCTGCCCGGACGGCCAGCGCAAGTCGCGCCATACCGTCGTCGAGCGCCGGTACCATCACCGCTCCCGGGGCGTCGTAGACCATCTTGAAATCCTGGTCGAAAGCTGGCTGGATGGTTTCCTGCAGGGTCAGCGTGGTGATGCGCCGGAGTTCATCGATTGGCTGCCCGGGCAGTGTGGAATAGCCCAGGATGCGTCCCAGCGGATCCACAATGCTTGCCGCGCCGTTGGTCATGGAAGCCGCGGCATTGGCGAAAGCGTAGAGGTCACCCAACCGGACCCCGGACACCGAGTCTGCGGCAGCGCCCATCACCGAGGCCCGCGCTAGCGCCACCAATCGGGTCCAGTCGGCATGATCCGGCGCCACGAGCAGTGACAGGCTGTGCCGGACTGCCGCTGCACGCAACTCCTCCATCCGGGCCCCGTGCGCTTTGACGATCACCGCCGCTGCGCTGCTGTTCGCTGCCCTGTGGAGGAGTTGGTCAAAATCAGGGGATCCGTACGTGCACCCCACGGCCAGGATGATGCGGTCGTCCACGCTGGACCAGTTGTCCAAGGGGTCGTACATCAGTACGTCTGACACTGGATGCCCCAGGTTCTCAGGCGTGGGGTTGGCGTGCACCAGATCGGCCTGCATGAGCTGGATGCAATCGGATAACCGGACAGTGGTTTGCTGCATGCCGGACTGCTGCGTCAGGGCCTGGGAGCGCTCGGTGGTTTGGGGCTCTGGAAGCGTCTCTGCTGGATCCATAGCTGGACGTTATCACAAGCCTATTTCTTATCTTATGGAGGAATTCACATATTGAGTGGAGGAGATCTGCGTCACTATTGGGAAAGAAGCTGGACGGGTAACCCAGCAGGAACTCAAAGGACACACCATGAAACTCAAGGACATCAAGGCGCTCGCCTCGGTGCAGGGACCGGCCCGAACCGTCTCGGAGCGCCTGTCACGTAAGTGCTACAGCGTGGAGGACATGCGGAAGCTGGCAGCCAAGCGCCTGCCCAAGAGCATCTTCGAATACATCGAAGGCGGCGGCGAAGATGAGGTGTCGCTGCGCCGCAATCGCTCGTCATTCGACGATTGGTCCTTCCTCCCAAAATGGGGTTCGGTGGACAACTTGGACCTCAGCTCAACCCTCCTCGGCGGACCGGTTTCCATGCCGGTGACCCTTTCGCCCACAGGCGGTACCCGGCTGTTCCACCCACAAGGTGAGTCCGCCGTCGCCCGCGCAGCGCTCGCCGCCGGCATCCCGTACGGCTTGGCGCACCTGAGCACCACCACCATGGAAGACGTCAGTGCCGCGGCGCCGGGACTTCGCCGGTGGTTCAACCTGGAACCAACCTCGGACAAGGGCCTCCTGCAGGCCGTCCTGGATCGGGTGTCCAATTCCGGCTACGAAGCCTTGCTGGTCAATGTGGACTGCCGGGCCATCGGACACCGCGAGCGCGATTACCGCAACGGGTTTACCGCCCCGCCGTCCATCAAGCCGAAGACGGTTGTGGAGGGAATGTTGCACCCTGCGTGGGCGCTGGGGTTCCTGGCCAATGACGCAATTGCCTTCCCCAACCTGGACGCTGAGGTTCCGGCCGGTCCCTTGGCCAGCTCGCCGGACATGTGGCGCACGCTTCTTGCCGGTTCGTATGAGCCCACCGACTGGGATGACATCCGGGACCTGCGGGAACGCTGGAACGGGCCGATCGTCCTCAAGGGCGTTGTCTACCCGAACGACGCCGCGTTGGCGGCTTCCATGGGAATCGACGCCATCCAGGTCAGCAACCATGGCGGACGGCAATTGGACCATATGGCGGCCCCGCTGGATGTCCTTGGCGACATTGTTGAGAGGACTGCCGGCCGGATGGAAATCATCGTCGACGGCGGCATCCGCAGGGGTTCCGACGTCGTCAAGGCGCTGGCTCTCGGCGCGGATGCCTGCTCCATCGGGCGCCCCTACTTGTATGGGCTGGCTGCCGCCAGCGAGGCGGGGGTGGCCCACGTCCTGACCCTGTTCCGGGCAGAAATGACCCGCACCATGATGCTCCTGGGAGTGTCCACCATCGAAGAACTGCGCACTGAAGGCCGGGATTTGATCCGGCACCGCAATGAAGCGTTCACCCGCACCCAACCCACGGAGCCCACCTGGGCTTTGCAGAAATGAGCATCCTGACATGAAAAATTCCCCAACGCTACAACGAACCAAGCTCGGCCTTCCGGTTGCCGTTGTCACTGCAGCGCTGATGCTGTCAGTGACGGCGTGCAGCCCCGCCGGCAACGCATCGGCGTCGAACCCGTCCGGCGGCGCTGCCGCAGCGGGTACCGGTGTCCCTGCGCTGGAAGTCAACCAGGCCGCCGTCGACCTTCTTCCGGAGTCCATCAAGGCTTCCAAGGTGCTGCGCGTTGCCATCCCCACCAACGAGCCGCCGACGCAGTTCTACCTCGAGGGTACCCAGGATATGGCCGGAACCAACCCGGACGTGGCTCGTCTGATCGGCCAGGCTTTGGGTGTCACCGTGGACATCCAGGTGGCCAACTTCGATTCCATCATTCCGGGCCTTGCAGCTGACCGTTACGACATGACTGTTTCCTCCATGACGCCCACGGAGAAGCGGATGGAAGTCCTGGACTTTGTTGACTACATGCAGATAGGTAATGCGATTGCCGTTCCCAAAGGCAATCCCGGTGGCATCAAGGATGAGAACGCACTCTGTGGCAAGAAAGTAGGGCTCCTCACGGGCTCCTACCAGCTGACCGTGAATGTCCCTACCTATGACCAAGCCTGCACAGCCGCCGGCAAAGACGCCATTCAAAAGAGCGAATTCCAGGACACCCGGCAGGCCATCTCCGCACTGACCAGCGGACGCCTGGACACGGTGCTGGCTGACTCGCCCATTTTGAATTACGCCGCCACCCAGAACCCGCAGATCGAGGTTGCCCGGACATACGAGTTCGCTCCCGTCGGGGTGGGCGTGCCGAAGGAATCCGGCCTGGTGAAGTCCGTATCCGCGGCACTGGATGCCGTGATCAAGAGCGAGTCCTACGTCAAGGTCCTCGGGAAGTACGGCCTTGAATCCAGTGCCATCACCGACGCCCGCGTCAACTTCGCCCAGTAGTGAAAGAGGTGACTGCTATGAATACGCAACCCTCAGCCCCCGATACCAAGGAGCCGGCCACATCAGCGGCCGGTGACTCCATCCCGGTGGTGCCCCTGAAGCACCCGGTCCGTTTGGCCTTGGCGATCGTCCTCATTCTGGTGGCGCTGGGTGCTGCCTGGGATGTCGCAGTGAACGAACGCTACCGCTGGGACGTTGTGGTGTCCTACCTGTTCGCCCCACAGATCCTCGCCGGTGCAGGGCTGACGCTTCTGCTGACCGTAGTTTCCATGACCGTGGGCATCGCGCTGGGAACGCTGCTGGCCATCATGCGGCTCTCCGACAACCCGATCCTGAGCACCATCAGCCGCGGCTACATCTGGTTCTTTCGCGGAACGCCGCTGCTGGTCCAGTTGATCTTTTGGTACAACATTGCGGCGCTGTATCCGGTGATCGCTTTCGGGCTTCCCTTCGGTGGACCATCCGTGGTGTTGGGATCGGCAAATGTGCTGATCTCCCCGCTGGGTGCGGCACTGCTGGGGTTGTCCCTTAACGAGGCTGCGTACATGGCCGAGATCATCCGTGGCGGCATCGGCTCGGTGGACAAAGGCCAGTACGACGCCGCCCGGGCCCTGGGCATGAGCGGTGGCAAGCTGATGGGCCGGGTGATTCTGCCGCAAGCCATGCGCGTGGTCCTTCCCCCCACCGGCAACCAGGTCATTTCGATGCTGAAGGGCACGTCCTTGGTGAGCGTCCTGGCGATCTCGGACCTGCTCTACTCCGCCCAGATCATTTATGCGAACAACTACCAAACCATTCCGCTGCTGATCGTTGCGAGCCTCTGGTACCTGCTCATGACCACCGTCCTGAGCTTCTTCCAAAACAAACTTGAACGCCGGTACGGCCGTGGTTTCGACTCAGCGCCGCGACGGATCCGCAAGCCTAAGACAAGGACAGCATGATGACTACCGCCATGGTGGAAGCCCGGGGAGTCCGGAAGAACTTCGGCGTTATTGAAATCCTGAAAGGCATTGACCTTAGGGTTGAAAAGGGATCGGTGACCTGTTTGATCGGCCCGTCCGGTTCCGGCAAAACCACCTTCCTGCGCTGCATCAACCACCTTGAAAAGGTTGACGCCGGCCGCCTCTATGTTGACGAGCACCTGGTGGGCTACGCCGAACGCAACGGCAAGCTCTACGAAATGAAGGAACGCCAAACGGCCCGTTCGCGGCTCAACGCGGGCATGGTGTTCCAACGTTTCAACCTCTTCCCCCACATGACGGTGCTGGAGAACATCATCGAGGCCCCCGTGCATGTGCTTGGCCGGCCCCGGCGCGAGGTTGTGGTGGAAGCGCAGGCACTTCTGGACCGGGTAGGCCTGGGCAACCGCGGACACTCCTACCCACAGGAGCTCTCCGGTGGACAGCAGCAACGCATCGCGATCGCCAGGGCGCTGGCCATGAAGCCCAAACTGATGCTCTTTGATGAACCCACGTCCGCGCTGGATCCCGAACTGGTGGGCGAGGTCCTGGACGTCATGAAGTCCCTGGCTGAAGCAGGAATGACCATGGTGGTGGTGACCCACGAGCTTGGATTCGCCCGGCAGGTGGCCGATCAGGTGGTGTTCATGGACGGTGGCGTGGTGGTCGAAAGCGGCCCGCCCGAGCAAGTGCTGGGCAATCCGCAGCACGAACGCACCAAGGCGTTCCTCTCCAAGGTTTTGTAAGCATCGGTTTTGTAAGAACTCCAAGCACGACGAAAGGCATCACCATCATGACCCGACTCCAAGTCACTACGGACCTCGCACCAAGCCCGGCCGGCCCCTATTCCCAGGCCATCGTGGCCAACGGATTCCTGTTCACGGCGGGACAAACACCCCACCACCCCATCACGGGCGAGCGGGTTGGGATCACCATCGAGGAACAAACCATTCAGGCCATGAAGAACGTGGGCGAAGTCCTGGGTGCCCACGGCCTGGACTTCTCCCACGTAGTCAAGGCGACCGTGCACCTGCACCACCCGGGGCGCGACTTGGACGGGTTCAACGCCATCTACGAAAAGTACGTTGTTGCCCCATACCCGGCGCGCACCACCGTGGGTTCGTTCCTGGGCGACTTCTTGGTGGAGATCGACGTCGTAGCGGCCGTCCCGTAGCAACCGCACCCTCAGGAATGTCGG
The sequence above is a segment of the Arthrobacter sp. StoSoilB22 genome. Coding sequences within it:
- a CDS encoding Rid family hydrolase, giving the protein MTRLQVTTDLAPSPAGPYSQAIVANGFLFTAGQTPHHPITGERVGITIEEQTIQAMKNVGEVLGAHGLDFSHVVKATVHLHHPGRDLDGFNAIYEKYVVAPYPARTTVGSFLGDFLVEIDVVAAVP
- a CDS encoding amino acid ABC transporter ATP-binding protein, translated to MTTAMVEARGVRKNFGVIEILKGIDLRVEKGSVTCLIGPSGSGKTTFLRCINHLEKVDAGRLYVDEHLVGYAERNGKLYEMKERQTARSRLNAGMVFQRFNLFPHMTVLENIIEAPVHVLGRPRREVVVEAQALLDRVGLGNRGHSYPQELSGGQQQRIAIARALAMKPKLMLFDEPTSALDPELVGEVLDVMKSLAEAGMTMVVVTHELGFARQVADQVVFMDGGVVVESGPPEQVLGNPQHERTKAFLSKVL
- a CDS encoding amino acid ABC transporter permease — encoded protein: MNTQPSAPDTKEPATSAAGDSIPVVPLKHPVRLALAIVLILVALGAAWDVAVNERYRWDVVVSYLFAPQILAGAGLTLLLTVVSMTVGIALGTLLAIMRLSDNPILSTISRGYIWFFRGTPLLVQLIFWYNIAALYPVIAFGLPFGGPSVVLGSANVLISPLGAALLGLSLNEAAYMAEIIRGGIGSVDKGQYDAARALGMSGGKLMGRVILPQAMRVVLPPTGNQVISMLKGTSLVSVLAISDLLYSAQIIYANNYQTIPLLIVASLWYLLMTTVLSFFQNKLERRYGRGFDSAPRRIRKPKTRTA
- a CDS encoding helix-turn-helix domain-containing protein gives rise to the protein MDPAETLPEPQTTERSQALTQQSGMQQTTVRLSDCIQLMQADLVHANPTPENLGHPVSDVLMYDPLDNWSSVDDRIILAVGCTYGSPDFDQLLHRAANSSAAAVIVKAHGARMEELRAAAVRHSLSLLVAPDHADWTRLVALARASVMGAAADSVSGVRLGDLYAFANAAASMTNGAASIVDPLGRILGYSTLPGQPIDELRRITTLTLQETIQPAFDQDFKMVYDAPGAVMVPALDDGMARLALAVRAGGELLGSIWIIDPGEEKRVTALNALDRMAPLAGLHMLHARSASDFGERRNADLIRTLMDDTPHASFAAAQLGLDTVNGLAVAAFSIVRPETGSLESVRDIHRLLHLVTTVCNVQFGTSHSALIGSVVYALLPCNGAEPRAAHGRIIQEIEAYSHTISSFPVIATVGGIAHDIEHLPRSRSEAIQTLHYLLKLKSSQGKSRQGKSPGVALHEDFQIPLNLLKIGEFIEDNGLGGADQIARIQARDAEQQTDYLDTLRAYLATNGNISAMAAELHVHNNTVRYRVARLAGDFNLDLADPQNRLWLWLRLTTMDLAAK
- a CDS encoding alpha-hydroxy acid oxidase yields the protein MKLKDIKALASVQGPARTVSERLSRKCYSVEDMRKLAAKRLPKSIFEYIEGGGEDEVSLRRNRSSFDDWSFLPKWGSVDNLDLSSTLLGGPVSMPVTLSPTGGTRLFHPQGESAVARAALAAGIPYGLAHLSTTTMEDVSAAAPGLRRWFNLEPTSDKGLLQAVLDRVSNSGYEALLVNVDCRAIGHRERDYRNGFTAPPSIKPKTVVEGMLHPAWALGFLANDAIAFPNLDAEVPAGPLASSPDMWRTLLAGSYEPTDWDDIRDLRERWNGPIVLKGVVYPNDAALAASMGIDAIQVSNHGGRQLDHMAAPLDVLGDIVERTAGRMEIIVDGGIRRGSDVVKALALGADACSIGRPYLYGLAAASEAGVAHVLTLFRAEMTRTMMLLGVSTIEELRTEGRDLIRHRNEAFTRTQPTEPTWALQK
- a CDS encoding ABC transporter substrate-binding protein; the protein is MKNSPTLQRTKLGLPVAVVTAALMLSVTACSPAGNASASNPSGGAAAAGTGVPALEVNQAAVDLLPESIKASKVLRVAIPTNEPPTQFYLEGTQDMAGTNPDVARLIGQALGVTVDIQVANFDSIIPGLAADRYDMTVSSMTPTEKRMEVLDFVDYMQIGNAIAVPKGNPGGIKDENALCGKKVGLLTGSYQLTVNVPTYDQACTAAGKDAIQKSEFQDTRQAISALTSGRLDTVLADSPILNYAATQNPQIEVARTYEFAPVGVGVPKESGLVKSVSAALDAVIKSESYVKVLGKYGLESSAITDARVNFAQ